The region TGCTCACCCAGGTGGTCGGCCTGATTGACAGGCTGCGATTGGATGAGGCCGACGCAGACACCAAGGGCGACCTGTTTGAATATGTCCTGAAGCAGGTCAAGCAGGCTGGTGAGTTGGGCCAGTTCCGCACGCCCCGCCACATCATCCGCGCCATCGTGGAGATGGTGGACCCCAAGGTGACGGAGACCATCTACGACCCGGCGGCAGGCACGGCGGGCTTCCTGGTCGCTGCCTACAACCACATCCGCCTCGCCAATTCCTCGCCGGCTGGCATTTTCGAGACAGAACTGGACGGAAAGTTGGTGACGCGCGGCTGGGGTGACCGGCTTTCAGCGGCGATGACCAACAAGCTGACCAACGCCACCTTTTACGGTAACGATGTGGACCCTAAGATGGTTCGCCTCGCCACGATGAATTTAACTTTGCGTGGCCTGCCCAATGTGCAAATCCTCAAGCGCAATGCGCTGACCACCACGATGGAGCGGACGGAGAAGGTCAAGCTTGGCCTTCCCCTGGATGGCTATGATGTTGTGCTTGCCAATCCGCCCTTCTCCGGCAAGCTGGACAAGGACCGGGTGGTGGACGATGTGAAGGTGGGCACGACCACGGCCACCGAAATCCTTTTCTTGAAATATATGCTGAATTCCCTGAAAGCGGGCGGGCGGTGCGGCGTGGTGGTGCCCGAGGGCGTGTTGTTTGGCAGCGCCGGGGCGCATAAGGAACTGCGCCGTCAATTGTTGGAGAACAACACCGTGGAAGCGGTGATGAGCCTGCCCGGCCGCGTATTTCAGCCCTATAGCGGTGTGAAGACCTCCGCGCTGCTGTTCAGAAAGGGCGGCACCACCGACAAGGTTCTGTTCCTCCACGCCGACGCCGATGGCTACAAGCTGGACGCCAACCACGACACCCCGGTTGAGGCCGATGATCTGCCGATGTTGGTGGAGGCCTACCACCGCCGCGCCGAACTGTGGGACCAGTGGCAGGCGCGCGACGAGAAGGCCGAATGGACAGAAAAATGGTGGATTGCTGGTCTAGACGCCATTCGGGCCGCCGACTTCAACCTATCGGCCGGGCGCTATCGTCCCCAGTCCCAGACCCAGGTGGAGCACCGCAATCCGCTGGACCTGCTGGACGAGCTTCGCGCCCTTGAAGGCGAGATCCTGTCGGAACTGGATGCGCTGGCGGACAAGTTGCAGGAGCGGGTCTAATGTCGGGCGCTCCAGTTTGGTCGCGCGTCCGCCTCGTTGAAGTGGCCGATGTCGCGTCGGGTGTAGGCTTCCCCACTGCCTACCAGGGCGAAAAGGAGGGTGATTTCCCATTCTACAAAGTCAGCGATATGAACTTGCCGGGGAATGAAATTCATATGAGATCGCACAACAATGCGATTTCCGAGGAAGTCCGCAAGAAACTGCGCGCAAAGCCATTCCCTGAGGGTTCGGTCATTTTTCCTAAGATTGGCGCTGCCATTGCCACGAACAAAAAGCGCGTTCTGACGCGCCCTTCTTGTGCAGACAACAATGTGATGGCGGTAATCCCGCGTGAAGGCGTTCTTCTGCCGGAGTTTCTACTTTACCTGTTCAGCAGGAAGAACCTTTCGGATTTCGCCTCCGACTCCAACCCGCCGTCCATTCGCAAGACCGAGGTGGAAGAGTGGGAAATCTCTATCCCCCCCCTGGACGAGCAACGCCGTATCGTGGACATCCTCAACCACGCGGCCAGCATCCGGCGGCTGCGGGAGGAAGCGCGGGCCAAGGCGCGCGAGATCATCCCCGCGCTGTTCGTGGAGATGTTCGGCGATCCGGCCACGAACCCCAAGGGGTGGCCCGAGACGAATGTCGGAGAGGTAGCTGATGTCCAAGGCGGTCTTCAACTTACTAAGAAGCGAGATGCTCTGCTGCTGGAGATGCCCTATCTTCGGGTCGCAAATGTCCATCGCAATCTGCTTGTTCTGGACGAGATAAAAACCATTCGGGTGACGGAGGTAGAGAAAGAGAGGGTCAAGCTACACGGTGGCGACCTGCTAATTGTAGAGGGGCACGGCAACCCAGAGGAGATTGGGCGTGTGGCAGTCTGGGATGGGTCGATTCCCGAATGTCTTCACCAGAATCATTTGATACGAGCGCGCTGTCGCGAAGGTATTTCTTTACCAAAATTCTTGTCCGCCTTCCTAAACTCACAGACTGGAAGACAGCAGCTACTTCGCCAGGGTAAGACAACTTCGGGGCTGAACACTATTAGCACTTCTAATGTCAAACGCGCCTGCATCTTGTTACCACCCATCGCTCTCCAGCAAGAGTTCGCCGAGCGGGTTGCAGAAGTGGAGGGTATTTTGTCCCTCAATGACCGCGCGGCCACGGCAGCGGAGCAGACGGCGCAGTCGCTTCTGGCCCAGGCGTTCGGACAGGCCGCGTGACAGGGAGGGGCGTGGAAGGGCGGCAGCATCAGGCTTTCCGCATCAGCCCTGCGTGTAACAAGATCGGGTCGCCACAGAAACAGCCCCGCGTGACAGCCTGGGCTGTTTCAGATCACGGCTGGAGCTTCTTGCCGTCGTGGCCTTTGGCCGTTGCAAGCTGCCTGCCAGCACCTGTCCGGGGATTAAAACCCTCCGACACGCCTCCCCCCTCAAAACAACCCGAGGGGTCTGGGGAGGCCGCGCCTCCCCAGCCTTACCCTTTTCCCTTCTTCGGGTCCCTTAAATCCGCCCCGCCTCATACTCCGGCGCCAACCCGACCTCGATCGCCCTCTCCAACGCATCCCCCCCCCGCAAAAGACCATCCCCCACCAAGAGCGCTCGCATCCCCTGGGACCGGGCGCCGAGAACGTCGGTGTGGGGACTGTCGCCCACGGCGAGGATGCGAGCTGGGGAAGCAGCCGGGAAACGCTGGCGAACCAAGCCATAAACCCCCGGCCACGGCTTGCCGACAAAGCGCACGTAGCCGGCTGGCAGGCGCGCCGCCAGGGGGAAGGCGAAAAAGCCGGGCTCTAGGCTGAGGCGACCGCGAAACGGACAGGTGACATCGGGATTGCAGACGACCAAGGGGCGCGGGCGGCGCTCCAGGCTTTCGGCCAGACGGCGGGCCGGGCCGTCGTCCTCCCAGTCGTTGGTATCCACCAACACGAAGCCGGCGGCGTCGTCGAGGTCGGCGGGGGCATCGGTGCCGGGGCGGCTGCCGGGGCAGCGGGCGACCACGGCGTCGGGATGACTGCCAAGCACGGCGAAGCCCTGACCGGCGTTGGGTAAGGCGGCCGGCAGCAAGGAGCGGCCCGACACCACGGCCTCGGCCCCCACGGGAAAGCCCAGGGCGGCCAAGCGCGCGGCTACGTCTTCCGGCGGGTGGGTCACGTCGTTGGTGACAACGCAAAACGGCAGGCCGCGCGCGCGCAGGTCGGCCACGGCGTCCAGGGCCCAGGGAAAGGCGCCATTGCCCTCGTGCAGGACGCCATAGGCATCAAGCACCACCAGATCAACGTCGCCCTGGTCCAGAACCTCGGCCAAGCCGCTTACCCGCTGCGAGGCGGCGGGCGGGGCAGGGAAGGGCGGGAGGAAGGGCCGGGCGGCGGTATACACCGCCCAGGCCGCCTCAAACGACACAAAAAGCATGGCCGGATCAGGCGATGCGGGCCAACGCTTCCGTCACGCGGGCATGCTGGGCCTGATAGTCGGCCCGGCGCTCGCGCTGTTCCGCCACCACTTCTTCGGGGGCCTTGGCGACGAAGCCCGGGTTATCGAGCTTGCG is a window of Pararhodospirillum photometricum DSM 122 DNA encoding:
- a CDS encoding HAD hydrolase-like protein, coding for MLFVSFEAAWAVYTAARPFLPPFPAPPAASQRVSGLAEVLDQGDVDLVVLDAYGVLHEGNGAFPWALDAVADLRARGLPFCVVTNDVTHPPEDVAARLAALGFPVGAEAVVSGRSLLPAALPNAGQGFAVLGSHPDAVVARCPGSRPGTDAPADLDDAAGFVLVDTNDWEDDGPARRLAESLERRPRPLVVCNPDVTCPFRGRLSLEPGFFAFPLAARLPAGYVRFVGKPWPGVYGLVRQRFPAASPARILAVGDSPHTDVLGARSQGMRALLVGDGLLRGGDALERAIEVGLAPEYEAGRI
- a CDS encoding restriction endonuclease subunit S, giving the protein MSGAPVWSRVRLVEVADVASGVGFPTAYQGEKEGDFPFYKVSDMNLPGNEIHMRSHNNAISEEVRKKLRAKPFPEGSVIFPKIGAAIATNKKRVLTRPSCADNNVMAVIPREGVLLPEFLLYLFSRKNLSDFASDSNPPSIRKTEVEEWEISIPPLDEQRRIVDILNHAASIRRLREEARAKAREIIPALFVEMFGDPATNPKGWPETNVGEVADVQGGLQLTKKRDALLLEMPYLRVANVHRNLLVLDEIKTIRVTEVEKERVKLHGGDLLIVEGHGNPEEIGRVAVWDGSIPECLHQNHLIRARCREGISLPKFLSAFLNSQTGRQQLLRQGKTTSGLNTISTSNVKRACILLPPIALQQEFAERVAEVEGILSLNDRAATAAEQTAQSLLAQAFGQAA
- a CDS encoding HsdM family class I SAM-dependent methyltransferase, with amino-acid sequence MPLTPELRRGIDQIRDYLYGGGFPDPLTNAEQLSFLFFFYLVEGMDADSLMRAKATKRDYTSMFAGDWAIRNPLNAPGQAALPAERMKWSQWSVMAGETLVRWVRDEVFPFFTEVAERSAMNFMTGARLGIDEPTVLTQVVGLIDRLRLDEADADTKGDLFEYVLKQVKQAGELGQFRTPRHIIRAIVEMVDPKVTETIYDPAAGTAGFLVAAYNHIRLANSSPAGIFETELDGKLVTRGWGDRLSAAMTNKLTNATFYGNDVDPKMVRLATMNLTLRGLPNVQILKRNALTTTMERTEKVKLGLPLDGYDVVLANPPFSGKLDKDRVVDDVKVGTTTATEILFLKYMLNSLKAGGRCGVVVPEGVLFGSAGAHKELRRQLLENNTVEAVMSLPGRVFQPYSGVKTSALLFRKGGTTDKVLFLHADADGYKLDANHDTPVEADDLPMLVEAYHRRAELWDQWQARDEKAEWTEKWWIAGLDAIRAADFNLSAGRYRPQSQTQVEHRNPLDLLDELRALEGEILSELDALADKLQERV